One Flavobacterium cerinum genomic window, GGTTGCTACACCTGGTTTTATATTATGAGCCATTGTGTTGTTGTTTTGATTTATTTCGACAAAAATAATAATTTCTAAAATTAGAAAGGATAATTAATTCCAATATTTAAGACAGCACGGTTCGGTACAATGTCACGGAACCATCTTTCTTTCATCTCTTTGGCCGGATTATAGGTCTTGAAACCGACATCCAGACGGATTACAAAGAAGTTTAAATCATATCGGAAACCGATTCCGGTACCCAATGCAATATCCTGTAACGATTTAAAACCTTCAAAAACGCTTTCTTCATCGGTTACGTTATCAAATACGTTCCAGATATTTCCGGCATCGGCAAAAAAAGCACCGTTTAGTTTGTTGAAAATGTTAAAACGATATTCAGCACTTAAAGCAATTTTAAAGTTGGCTTCGTTAAAGTCATTTAAACCACCGCTTCGTCCGGGACCTAAACTATAGGATTGCCACGCACGGTTGTCGTTTGATCCTCCGCCAAAGTAACTTCGCGAAAACGGAATCGAATTGGAATTGCCATACGGAATCGCCAGTCCGGTAAAGGCACGCGCAGCGATAACTTGTTTGCCGCCTAAATCCCAGTTTTTGATAAAATCAACTTCACCTTTCAGATATTGTGAGTATTCTACATTAAAGAATTTTTTACGGCCGTAAATGTCCTCTTCCTGTTTCTCCAGTTTTGAAATCAGACTCAACATATTTCCTGCCGATTCCAACTTTGTTTTAAAAGTATAAAAATCGTTATCGTTAATATTGGTACGACTTGATTTTGTATAAGTAACATTTGTTGCCAGAATCAGGTTATTCTCCGTAAGTCGGATTCTTCTTTCCTCAATACTGCGAATCGCAAAGTAGTCACCGTCATTTTGAGTAAGACTGGTTTGACCGCCTAATACTTCATTAGTGAAATTAGTCGTTCCGTCCGGAATGGTCAGATTTCCTTCAGCATCCATATTACCCGGATTGGTGTTGTAAACATGAGCAAGGCTATTCAGACGATCGTATGAGGAATGATATACGCTGAAATAATTGCCCGGATTTACGTTGCGGACATATTGCAGGTTCACCAGATCCAAACGGATATTGGTGTTTCGCTTCGGATTCCAGTTATAATTGAGGATTCCGGTAAAGCTTTCTTTGTCCAGACCGATATTTTGCTGGCGCGAAAGACCGATACTCATTTGGGTGGTCGGAAGCGTATTTTTCGGAATGATTTTATCGGTATTTAACGGGAAAAAGATTCTCGGAAAAGATAGCTTAACATCGGCTCCGTATTCGGAAATGTTAAAAAATACGTTATTCGGATTAGCTAAATCACGAGACGAGCCGATATTCCCTCTTAAAGCGATTTCTAAAATTTCGGCACCTCTGAAAAGGTTACGTATCGAAACGGCTGCACTCCCCAGAATACCAAAATCCTGAATGTTGGAGTGCATAAAATCGGCAGTAGCATTAAAGGTGAATTTTTTACGTGGCGATAAAATGATATTGGCTATCAGGGATGTCCCGGTTGAATCATTTTTGTCTTCTTCATATTCAATATTCGGATAATTAAAGACACGTAAATTACTCAGTGAACGGGAAGTTAACTGACGTCTGAAATCACTGAACTTACTGCCTTTGGTGATGAAAACAGCATCGGTTAAGGCTTTCGGTTTGTATTTTAGCTTGTCTGAACTGTAAATGTTAAAGTTGTTATAGCTTACACTGTCAGCTACTTTTTGTTTGCTTTTGTTATGTGTGTTTCCGGTAAAGATGTTAACCTCACTGATTGTGTATAATTTAAAAGGAACTTTTACCAGCGAATCCCCTTTTTTAATTGTTCGGTCATCAATCAGAATGTCTACATGGGCTTTGTGATTGGTTGCAACGGTATCCACATCATATTCGATATTGGTTTCCTGGAAATAATAAGCACCGTTGTTTCGGAAATGAGTTGCAATCCGCTTGCGTTCATCAATAAAATCCTGTGAATTGTATTGTTTATTTTTAACGATAAGCGATTGGTTTTTGGTTCGCTGAAATAACGAATCCAACGCTTCGGTTTTGATCGAAGTGCTTATACTGTCAATAATATACGGGGTGCCGAGTTTGATGTCGTAGCTTACTTTTCCGCGTTTGTCTGCTAAAGTGTCAATTTTATAGGTAATCTTGTTATTGAAATAACCGGCGTTAAAATAGTAAGATAATAATCGGTTTCTGGATTTTTGTACTTTGGTAGAATCGATAATAACAGGCGGTTCACCGGTTTTTTTCAGAAAGGTACTGGCACCGGAAACAAAAAAAGATTGTCCTAAACGTTGCACTTGCTTTTCCGATAACAGGTCGGCCAGAAATTTATGGCGTTTCGGATTTTTTTCGAGCCATAATTGATAGTCGGCTTCCGGACTTTTTCGAGCCAGATTATACATCTGAAGACGAAGACGGTATCCTAAAATGGAACTGTTCGGTTTCTGGTAAAGCTGATTTAAAATGGTCTCGCTTTTTTCTTTTTTGCCGTCGACCATTACCGTATTCTCAATTAAAAGGTGTTGCCCTTCAGGTACTCTTTTAACAAGAGAACAGGAATATAAAATTGCACCTAATAGAAGAAATAGTGCTATTTTTGATAAATTATTTTTCAAACCGATTACAATAGTAAGTCAAAAATACATTTTTTTATGGTTAGTAAGAACCAAATCAAATTAATAACGAGTTTACAGCAAAAAAAATATAGAAAACAGCATAAATTGTTCTTTGCTGAAGGTATAAAGGTAATTCAAGAATTGTTGAATTCCAATTTTGAACTGTACCATTTGTTTACGGTTGAACCTGTTTTTGATACGCTTCCGTCTGGTAAAGTAACCGCAATTACCGAACAGGAACTCAAAAAAATAAGTGCACTTACTACGCCGAACACTTGTTTGGCTTTGTTTTATATTCCCGAAGAAAAGCCGATAACGGAAGAAGGACTTATTCTGGCACTGGATGATATTCGCGATCCGGGAAATCTGGGAACGATTTTACGATTGAGCGACTGGTTTGGAATTACCCATATTGTTTGTACAAACGAAACCGTTGATATCTATAACCCGAAAGTGGTTCAGGCTACAATGGGATCGATTACAAGAGTTAATGTGGTTTATACGGATTTGATTGCTTTTCTGGATCAAACAAAACTCCCGGTTTTCGGAACGTTTATGGACGGAGCCAATCTGTATGAGCAAAAACTCCCTGAAAACGGAATTATCGTTATGGGAAATGAAGCCAATGGTATTTCGGAAGCGATAGAAAAGAAGACTACGGAACGACTTTCGATACCGCGTTTCGGTAATTTACAACAAACGGAAAGTTTGAATGTGGCTACTGCTACCGCAATTATTCTTAGCGAATTTAAAAGAGGAACTTTTAGTGGAAAGTAAAGTTGATAAAGATACCACGTGTTTTCATCGACTCTACATTTCCGGTCCACGGACTGTTCGGGTTGTTGTCACGAATTAATTCGTCATTTAAACCGAATACGCCACGTATGGACGGCGAAAATTTAAAATACTCCAGATAAAAGTCGATACCTAATCCCAATTCGTAATTAGTCGACCACCGTGTCATACGAAATCGATAGGCGTAGTTGTCATCTGTAGCATCATGGTTACTTCCTAAATTCAATGATTTAGAAAATCCGCCTACTACATAAGGACGTACATTTCCGAAACGTTGCGAAGAGAATTTTAAAAGTAACGGAAAATGAATGTAAGTCGATTTTACCTCTCTTAATTGTTCTACAGGACGGGTCAGACTCGGATCGTGGAAGGTCAGATCACGCTGCGTATAGTATAATCCGGGTTCAAAACGAAGATCCAAATGTTCCATAATACGAAGATTTCCAACCAAACCTACGTTAAATCCGGTTGAACCTTTTACTTCAATATCAACGCCGGGTTTGATATAGTCAAACTTAAAATCATAACTGCTAAAACCTAAAAAATAACCCCAGTGCACACGTTGTTTATCAAAATTCTCCAGGTTGATCACCGGATTTTTACTAAACATGGATTGTGCAAAGCTGTTTAATGACAGGAATAGTAAGGAAATAAGGATGACTTTTCTCATATTACTTTTTTGAAGCTGAATAAATCGTTGCGGCTCCGAATGTCTGAGGAGCGTGTTTCACATCTATAAACCCAACTTTTCGTAAAATATTGTTTAACGCTTCACCATGAGGGAAAACAGATGCGGATTCCGACAGGTAGGAATAGGCTACTTTGTCTTTAGAAAACAACTTCCCGATCAACGGTAAGATATTTTTAGTGTAGAAATAATAACCTTGTTTAAAAGGGAATCGGGTTGGAACCGAGGTTTCTAAGATAACAAAAACACCGTTTGGTTTTAGTACGCGCAAGATTTCAGATAATCCTTTTTCAAGAGTCTCAAAATTACGAACACCGAAAGCGACGGTTATAGCATCAAAATAATTATTCTCATACGGAATGTTTTCTGAATCGCCTAATACCATTTGGATCTTATCGGTAAGATTTAAATGAGTGATTTTCTTTTTTCCGATTTCCAGCATTCCGGAAGAAATATCCAATCCGATAATTTGAGTAGCGCTGGTTTTAGTCATTAATATAGCTAAATCACCGGTTCCGGTTGCAATGTCCAATACGGTTTGCGGTTTTTTATCGGAAACTATTTTTAAAACTTTATTACGCCATTTAATATCAATACCAAAAGAAATAACACGATTCAGGTTGTCGTATTTTCCGGAAATCGTATCAAACATTTGGGTTACTTGTTCTTTTTTTCCTAGTTCGGAATCTTTATAAGGCGTGACGTTTTTTGACATTCTTTAAGAAATTTAGAGCAAAGATAATAGAAAAGCACCGTATATGAAAAGAAAGGGTTTTGTTATTGGCAATATTTGGTTAGAAGAGGGTCACCAAATTTGGTGAGATAAAAAATACAAAGATTTGGCGATTGTCTGACGTTGTATTTATTGGGAAATTTACACTATACAAATTAATAGGCTATGTTATCAAAACTATTTTTTTCGGAATTGAAATGGATGCTATTGGTACTGGTTGTTACATTGGTTCTGGTAGAAAGCATCAACAGCGGATTAAATTTTAATCCTGCTGAATATGGGGTACCGCAAACGTTCTTTGGGTTAAATTTGTTTTTGGAAATTTTAGTTTTTTTTGTCTTTAGTACTTTTGTGGTATTTGGTATTAAAGGCTTTTTTGAGATGTATTCTCAACGATTTGCTAATGTCATTATTTTTATCTCCGGATTGTTACTGACAGTAGCAATTTTTATTTTATGTTATCAGGTGCTTTCACTTGAATAATTCCCAAAAAATACGATAACAATAGCTTTTATAAAACATCCTGAAGTAATATCAGGATGTTTTTTTATACGTCAAAAAACTAAAATCAAAAGCATGTTTTTCATCTTTTGGATGAAATTCCTCGAATGTTAGTTGCCATTGATCCGGGTTGATTTCCGGAAAAAAAGCATCTGCATGCGGACTGGTTTGCACGCGTGTCAATTCGATAGTATCGGCAATTGGTAAAGATTGTTTGTAGATTTCTCCGCCGCCAATGATAAAGATAGACTCATTCTGCGGACTTATTTTAATGGCTTCTTCAAGTGAACCGGCAATCAGAACGCCGTCCGGAACGGAATAGTCTTTCTGACGGGTGATAACCACGTGCGTCCGGTTAGGAAGAAGTTTGGGTAAGCTTTCAAATGTTTTCCGTCCCATTATGATATAATGACCGGTGGTGAGCTGGCGGAAACGTTTAAAATCATCCGGTAAATGCCAGATCATTTGATTGTCTTTTCCTAATGCATTGTTTTCTGCCGCAGCAGCGATAATGGTAATCATGTTATTGTGTAGCGTTGTTCTGTTTGTCAATGTCTTTTTGTAGTTGTTCCAATTTACGCTCCTGTTGTAACATCAGTTTGTCTATCTGAGCACGTTCCCATTTTTTATTCATAAAACTGTCGGTAATAAACACACGAATAAAATGCAATACAAACAAGAAAAACCATACGGTAATAACCCATAAATACCAGTTCATTTCAGGTTTGATATTCAGTAGTTTATTCGCAACAATACAGAAGATGCTTCCCAGGAAAAACAAGACAAAATGAAAATAGAGGCGCTTTTTTTGTTTTAAGCGCTGTCTTGCATATTCATATAATTCGTGTTGGTTTATTTCCATATGAATAGTTTTTATGGAAATAAAGATAAGTAATTTCTTTTAAAATTATATAGAAACAACTCCTTTAATATGCGGATGCGGATCGTAATCGACTAAAGTAAAGTCCTCAAATTTGAAATCAAAAATGTTTTTAATTTCAGGATTCAAGATCATTTTAGGGAGTTTATGCGGTTCGCGGGTAAGTTGTAATTGTACCTGCTCGATATGGTTGTTGTAAATATGTACATCACCGAAAGTGTGAATAAAATCACCGGGTTGCAGATCGCAAACCTGTGCGATCATCATAGTAAACAGCGCATAGGATGCAATGTTAAACGGAACACCTAAAAAGACGTCAGCGCTACGTTGGTATAGCTGACAAGATAATTTTCCGTCGGATACATAAAACTGGAAAAAAGCATGGCAGGGTGGAAGAGCTGCTTTTCCGTCGGCAACATTGTCGGCAAATGACTTGGAAGTGTCTGGAAGTACACTTGGATTCCAGGCCGAAACCAACATCCTTCTGCTGTTTGGATTATTTTTTAAAGTATCAATCAGTTCTGTAATTTGATCAATTTCTTCATTGTTCCAGTTGCGCCACTGATGACCGTAAATTGGACCTAAATTTCCGTTTTCATCCGCCCATTCGTCCCAAATTTTTACGCCGTTTTCGTTTAAGTAGGCAATATTGGTATCACCATTTAAAAACCAAAGTAACTCATGAATAATCGATTTCAGATGTAGTTTTTTAGTAGTAACCAATGGGAACCCTTCACTTAAGTCAAAACGCATCTGATAACCGAAAACACTTTTGGTTCCGGTTCCGGTACGATCACCTTTCTGACTTCCGTTGTCTAAAACGTGCTTTACTAAATCTAAATATTGTTTCATGATGGGAGGCGGGATTGTAAATTAAGATTCTTTTTTTGAAATTTCGTCACGTATTTTAGCCGCTTTTTCATAGTCTTCATTCTGAACGGCACTTTCTAATAAATCGTATAACTCAGCAAGACTGTATTGTGAATAGGTTTCACCGGTAACATCTTCGTTATCGGTCAGACCAAACGTTTCAGGACTGCTTAAAGGATCGTCACCTTCTTCTTTTTTAGTGTCTTCCAGCGGACTTACTTTTAAGTAAATACCGGCTTTGTCCAGTATGTTTTTATAAGTAAATATCGGAGCGTTAAAACGGAGTGCCAATGCAATAGCATCGGAAGTACGAGCGTCAATAATTTCTTCAATTCGATCTCTTTCACAGATAATACTGGAAAAAAATACGCCGTCTACGAGTTTGTGAATAATAACCTGTTTGACAACGATGTCAAATCGGTCGGCAAAATTTTTAAATAAATCGTGGGTTAATGGACGCGGAGGTTTGATCTCTTTTTCAAGAGCGATGGCAATCGATTGCGCTTCAAAAGCTCCTATTACGATCGGTAATTTGCGTTCGCCGTCTACTTCATTTAAAATCAAGGCGTAAGCGCCGTTTTGCGTTTGACTGTATGAAATTCCTTTTATCGTTAATTTTACTAAACTCATCTGGAGGTTGCTACATTATTGCTTTTGGAACTGTTACGTTCTTTTAACTTCGCCTGTTTACAGTATTGGCGTAAATTTGAAAATTACGCATACGGTAAAAAGGTTTGCAAAGTAAACCTAAAATTTCCGCTTTTAAAAATAAAAAAAAAACGGGCTTACTAACAAAGATACTAAATCTTTAGATTAGAAAGCCCGTTTGATTCGGTTGTTTGAAAATTAAGAATTATGTGCTTTAAATTCTTTTAATTTTTCAACTAATTTCGGTACTACATCGAAAGCATCACCAACTACTCCGTAATCTGCAACTTTAAAGAAAGGTGCGTCAGCGTCAGGGTTGATTACTACTTTTACTTTAGAAGAGTTGATTCCGGCAATATGCTGAATCGCTCCTGAAATACCTACTGCAATATATAAGTTGGCAGCTACCGGTTTTCCGGTTTGTCCTACGTGCTCACTGTGAGGTCTCCATCCTAAATCAGATACTGGTTTTGAACAAGCTGTAGCAGCACCTAAAACACTTGCTAAATCTTCGATCATACCCCAGTTTTCAGGACCTTTTAATCCACGTCCGGCAGAAACTACAATTTCAGCATCGGCAATGGTTACTTTTCCGCTTACTTTCTCTACGTTTTCAACTTTGATTGAGAAATCAGCATCATTTAATGACGGTGCAAAATCTTCTTCTGTTAATGAAGAAGCAGATTCGGCTAATCCGAATGAGTTTTTCGCTAATCCGATTACTTTTACATCGGTAGTGATTTCAGTGATATTGAAAGCTTTGTTAGAAAAAGCATTTCGTTTTACTGTGAACGGAGAAGTGCTTTCCGGTAATGCTACTACGTTAGAAGCATATCCCGCATTTAAGCCTACTGCTACAAGCGGAGCCAGGTATAAACTGTCGGTTGTAGAAGATAGAACGATAATTTTGGTTCCTTCTTTCTGAGCCGCTTGTTTGATAACGTCAGCGTATGCTTTAGCGTTAAAAGCAGCTAATTTATCGTTGTTTACTTTTAAAACTTTGTCTACTCCGTATTTTGAAAGCGGGCTAACATCACCTGCGTTAACAGTAACGGCAGTAACGGTTGTTCCCATTTTTTCAGCCACTTTCTTAGCATAAGAAGCTAACTCGAAAGCTACTTTTTTAAATTTTCCTTCTGCTGATTCAGCGTATATTAAAATTGACATGATCTTCTTTGTTTAAAGTTTAAAGGTGAAAAATTAGATAACTTTTGCTTCGTTATGTAAAAGGTTGATTAGTTCATCCAGATTGTCCGGGCTTACTAATTTAACCGCCGATTTCGGAGCCGGTTTTTCAAATTTAACCGCTTTTGTATTGTTATCAGATGCAACTGGTTCCAAAACAGTTAAAGCTTTGGTTCTTGCTGTCATGATTCCTCTCATGTTCGGGATTCTTAAATCTTTCTCCTCAACGATACCTTTTTGTCCGCCCACTACTAATGGAAGGCTTGCACTTAAAGTTTCTTTTCCGCCGTCAATTTCTCTTACCGCTTTGACACTGGTTCCGTTTACTTCAAGACCGATACAAGAGTTGATAAAATCAAATCCGGCTAAAGCAGCCAGCATTCCCGGTACCATTCCACCGTTATAGTCTAATGATTCTTTTCCGGCAATAACTAAATCGTAGTTCCCGTTTTTAACCACTTCAGCCAATTGCTTAGCTACGAAAAAACCGTCTGTTGGCGCTGCGTTTACACGAATTGCCTCGTCAGCTCCGATTGCTAATGCCTTACGTAATGTCGCTTCTGCATCAGGTCCGCCAACGTTAACCACTGTTACGTTTGCTCCTTGTTGTTCTTTAAACCATATCGCTCTGGTTAAACCAAACTCGTCATTAGGATTAATTACGAATTGTACACCGTTTGTGTCAAATTCTGAATCGCCATTAACAAAGTTAATTTTTGAAGTAGTATCAGGCACATGACTGATGCAAACTAATATTTTCATTTTAATTAAAGTTAAAGTTGATTAATTTTTGAGCAACGAAAGTAATGATTTTATTTCAATAAATTACTATGCGTGCATAATAAATATCTTTTTTACAATGATTTAAAGGATAAATTCCTAATAATTTAAAAAACATTTGAAATGAAAAACTTTTTTGCGAAATCAAAACTTTTTCGTCTTTAGTAGAAAGAATGTTATAATTGCTAGTTTGTAGCGGCTAAGTAATTTAAAATTTTTACTTTTGCGAATTGAATAAATAAGGAAAACCAAATTACATGAGAACGATACAGTTTAGAGAAGCGGTTTGTGAAGCGATGAGCGAAGAAATGCGTCGCGACGAATCGGTATATTTAATGGGAGAAGAAGTAGCCGAATATAACGGTGCTTATAAGGCTTCCAAAGGAATGCTGGATGAATTCGGTCCGAAAAGAGTTATTGATACTCCTATCGCAGAATTAGGTTTTGCCGGTATCGCAGTTGGTTCTGCCATGAACGGTAACCGTCCTATCGTAGAATTTATGACGTTTAACTTTTCATTGGTTGGAATCGATCAGATCATCAACAACGCAGCAAAAATGCGTCAGATGTCTGCCGGACAATTCTCAATGCCTATCGTATTCCGTGGTCCTACAGCTTCTGCCGGACAGTTAGCGGCAACACACTCTCAGGCTTTTGAAAACTGGTTTGCAAATACACCGGGACTTAAAGTTGTAGTACCGTCAAATCCATATGATGCAAAAGGATTATTAAAATCAGCTATCCGTGATAACGATCCGGTTATCTTTATGGAATCCGAACAAATGTACGGTGATAAAGGGGAAGTGCCGGAAGGGGAATATACTATTCCGTTAGGTGTTGCTGAAATTAAACGTGAAGGAACCGATGTAACTATTGTTTCATTCGGAAAAATTATAAAAGAAGCGTATATCGCTGCTGATGAATTAGCGAAAGAAGGTATCTCTTGTGAGGTGATCGACTTAAGAACGGTTCGTCCGATGGATTATGATGCAATCCTGAAATCGGTTAAAAAAACCAACCGTCTTGTAGTATTGGAAGAAGCTTGGCCGTTTGGTAGTGTAGCTTCAGAAATTACTTATATGGTTCAGGAAAAAGCATTCGATTATCTGGATGCTCCTATTCAACGAATTACTACTGCAGATACTCCTGCGCCGTATTCTCCGGTGCTTTTAAAAGAATGGTTGCCTAATGCAGGCGATGTTGTAAAAGCAGTGAAGAAAGTTACTTATAAATAAGAAAATATACTCTATATTTGAAGCTTCATCGATTAAACAGATGAAGCTTTTTTTTTGCTTATGAGGAAATTATATTACACCCTATATTTAATACTTATTTTTTCAGTTGGTATCAAGGCGCAGACAAAAGTAACCGGTACGGTTTACGATGAAATGAATGAGCCAATGCCGTTTGCAAGCGTTTTCTTTAAAGGAACGACAATAGGTGTAACAACAAATGAAAACGGAAAATTTACACTGACATCAGAAACAAATCAGAAAGTGTTGGTGGCATCTTTTGTCGGATATAATAATCAGGAAATTCAATTGAAACAGGAGGTAACTGAAAATTTAAAAATAAGACTGACTATCGGACAAGAACTACAGGAAGTGCTTATTGTTAGTAAGCCTAAAAAACACTTGTCTAAAAAAGAAAATCCGGCATATCGTATTCTTCAGGGAATCTGGGCTAATAAAAAGAAAAACGGACTTAAACTGGCTAAAGCTTACGATTATGAACGCTACTCTTCCGTAAGTCTTGGACTAAGTAATCTGGATAGTGTTTTCCTGAGAAAAATTGTCGGTAATGCCTATGATTCTGTTGCTGCGATTGTAAAAGAAGAAAGACGTCAGAATAAATTTATTGTACCGGTATACATGAAAGAAACTAACGAACATGTATATGGGAATAATCTGCTGAATAAGGAAAGAATCGATATGGAAGCCGAACGAAATACCGGGTTAAATCAACGCGGATTTATTTTCGATCGGATCAGTAATACCTTTACCACAATCGATGTGTATGATGATGATATTCAAATTTTGAATAAAGCTTTTGTCAGCCCGATTTCAACAAGAGGTTACGGGGTATATGAATACTTATTAAAAGATAGTA contains:
- the ubiE gene encoding bifunctional demethylmenaquinone methyltransferase/2-methoxy-6-polyprenyl-1,4-benzoquinol methylase UbiE, whose protein sequence is MSKNVTPYKDSELGKKEQVTQMFDTISGKYDNLNRVISFGIDIKWRNKVLKIVSDKKPQTVLDIATGTGDLAILMTKTSATQIIGLDISSGMLEIGKKKITHLNLTDKIQMVLGDSENIPYENNYFDAITVAFGVRNFETLEKGLSEILRVLKPNGVFVILETSVPTRFPFKQGYYFYTKNILPLIGKLFSKDKVAYSYLSESASVFPHGEALNNILRKVGFIDVKHAPQTFGAATIYSASKK
- the porT gene encoding type IX secretion/gliding motility protein PorT/SprT encodes the protein MRKVILISLLFLSLNSFAQSMFSKNPVINLENFDKQRVHWGYFLGFSSYDFKFDYIKPGVDIEVKGSTGFNVGLVGNLRIMEHLDLRFEPGLYYTQRDLTFHDPSLTRPVEQLREVKSTYIHFPLLLKFSSQRFGNVRPYVVGGFSKSLNLGSNHDATDDNYAYRFRMTRWSTNYELGLGIDFYLEYFKFSPSIRGVFGLNDELIRDNNPNSPWTGNVESMKTRGIFINFTFH
- a CDS encoding TrmH family RNA methyltransferase, which codes for MVSKNQIKLITSLQQKKYRKQHKLFFAEGIKVIQELLNSNFELYHLFTVEPVFDTLPSGKVTAITEQELKKISALTTPNTCLALFYIPEEKPITEEGLILALDDIRDPGNLGTILRLSDWFGITHIVCTNETVDIYNPKVVQATMGSITRVNVVYTDLIAFLDQTKLPVFGTFMDGANLYEQKLPENGIIVMGNEANGISEAIEKKTTERLSIPRFGNLQQTESLNVATATAIILSEFKRGTFSGK
- a CDS encoding 2TM domain-containing protein yields the protein MEINQHELYEYARQRLKQKKRLYFHFVLFFLGSIFCIVANKLLNIKPEMNWYLWVITVWFFLFVLHFIRVFITDSFMNKKWERAQIDKLMLQQERKLEQLQKDIDKQNNATQ
- a CDS encoding bifunctional nuclease family protein, whose translation is MSLVKLTIKGISYSQTQNGAYALILNEVDGERKLPIVIGAFEAQSIAIALEKEIKPPRPLTHDLFKNFADRFDIVVKQVIIHKLVDGVFFSSIICERDRIEEIIDARTSDAIALALRFNAPIFTYKNILDKAGIYLKVSPLEDTKKEEGDDPLSSPETFGLTDNEDVTGETYSQYSLAELYDLLESAVQNEDYEKAAKIRDEISKKES
- a CDS encoding pyruvate dehydrogenase complex E1 component subunit beta; translated protein: MRTIQFREAVCEAMSEEMRRDESVYLMGEEVAEYNGAYKASKGMLDEFGPKRVIDTPIAELGFAGIAVGSAMNGNRPIVEFMTFNFSLVGIDQIINNAAKMRQMSAGQFSMPIVFRGPTASAGQLAATHSQAFENWFANTPGLKVVVPSNPYDAKGLLKSAIRDNDPVIFMESEQMYGDKGEVPEGEYTIPLGVAEIKREGTDVTIVSFGKIIKEAYIAADELAKEGISCEVIDLRTVRPMDYDAILKSVKKTNRLVVLEEAWPFGSVASEITYMVQEKAFDYLDAPIQRITTADTPAPYSPVLLKEWLPNAGDVVKAVKKVTYK
- the tamL gene encoding translocation and assembly module lipoprotein TamL is translated as MKNNLSKIALFLLLGAILYSCSLVKRVPEGQHLLIENTVMVDGKKEKSETILNQLYQKPNSSILGYRLRLQMYNLARKSPEADYQLWLEKNPKRHKFLADLLSEKQVQRLGQSFFVSGASTFLKKTGEPPVIIDSTKVQKSRNRLLSYYFNAGYFNNKITYKIDTLADKRGKVSYDIKLGTPYIIDSISTSIKTEALDSLFQRTKNQSLIVKNKQYNSQDFIDERKRIATHFRNNGAYYFQETNIEYDVDTVATNHKAHVDILIDDRTIKKGDSLVKVPFKLYTISEVNIFTGNTHNKSKQKVADSVSYNNFNIYSSDKLKYKPKALTDAVFITKGSKFSDFRRQLTSRSLSNLRVFNYPNIEYEEDKNDSTGTSLIANIILSPRKKFTFNATADFMHSNIQDFGILGSAAVSIRNLFRGAEILEIALRGNIGSSRDLANPNNVFFNISEYGADVKLSFPRIFFPLNTDKIIPKNTLPTTQMSIGLSRQQNIGLDKESFTGILNYNWNPKRNTNIRLDLVNLQYVRNVNPGNYFSVYHSSYDRLNSLAHVYNTNPGNMDAEGNLTIPDGTTNFTNEVLGGQTSLTQNDGDYFAIRSIEERRIRLTENNLILATNVTYTKSSRTNINDNDFYTFKTKLESAGNMLSLISKLEKQEEDIYGRKKFFNVEYSQYLKGEVDFIKNWDLGGKQVIAARAFTGLAIPYGNSNSIPFSRSYFGGGSNDNRAWQSYSLGPGRSGGLNDFNEANFKIALSAEYRFNIFNKLNGAFFADAGNIWNVFDNVTDEESVFEGFKSLQDIALGTGIGFRYDLNFFVIRLDVGFKTYNPAKEMKERWFRDIVPNRAVLNIGINYPF
- a CDS encoding electron transfer flavoprotein subunit beta/FixA family protein, whose translation is MKILVCISHVPDTTSKINFVNGDSEFDTNGVQFVINPNDEFGLTRAIWFKEQQGANVTVVNVGGPDAEATLRKALAIGADEAIRVNAAPTDGFFVAKQLAEVVKNGNYDLVIAGKESLDYNGGMVPGMLAALAGFDFINSCIGLEVNGTSVKAVREIDGGKETLSASLPLVVGGQKGIVEEKDLRIPNMRGIMTARTKALTVLEPVASDNNTKAVKFEKPAPKSAVKLVSPDNLDELINLLHNEAKVI
- a CDS encoding electron transfer flavoprotein subunit alpha/FixB family protein, coding for MSILIYAESAEGKFKKVAFELASYAKKVAEKMGTTVTAVTVNAGDVSPLSKYGVDKVLKVNNDKLAAFNAKAYADVIKQAAQKEGTKIIVLSSTTDSLYLAPLVAVGLNAGYASNVVALPESTSPFTVKRNAFSNKAFNITEITTDVKVIGLAKNSFGLAESASSLTEEDFAPSLNDADFSIKVENVEKVSGKVTIADAEIVVSAGRGLKGPENWGMIEDLASVLGAATACSKPVSDLGWRPHSEHVGQTGKPVAANLYIAVGISGAIQHIAGINSSKVKVVINPDADAPFFKVADYGVVGDAFDVVPKLVEKLKEFKAHNS
- a CDS encoding dihydrofolate reductase codes for the protein MITIIAAAAENNALGKDNQMIWHLPDDFKRFRQLTTGHYIIMGRKTFESLPKLLPNRTHVVITRQKDYSVPDGVLIAGSLEEAIKISPQNESIFIIGGGEIYKQSLPIADTIELTRVQTSPHADAFFPEINPDQWQLTFEEFHPKDEKHAFDFSFLTYKKTS
- a CDS encoding thymidylate synthase, whose protein sequence is MKQYLDLVKHVLDNGSQKGDRTGTGTKSVFGYQMRFDLSEGFPLVTTKKLHLKSIIHELLWFLNGDTNIAYLNENGVKIWDEWADENGNLGPIYGHQWRNWNNEEIDQITELIDTLKNNPNSRRMLVSAWNPSVLPDTSKSFADNVADGKAALPPCHAFFQFYVSDGKLSCQLYQRSADVFLGVPFNIASYALFTMMIAQVCDLQPGDFIHTFGDVHIYNNHIEQVQLQLTREPHKLPKMILNPEIKNIFDFKFEDFTLVDYDPHPHIKGVVSI